TTCCTCTTCCCGAGTATGGTTGGGCTAGGGCCTTGTGACCATATAGTCAACAGAAATAACACACAAAATGAATAACTTCATGCTCACACCTCCAAATTCAATCTCTTTctaaattagagagagagagagaaagagagagagataaattatttctttatttattgatatgacATCTTGTTAACCCTAAAATATTATCTTAGATATCATTTATTTTGCCTAGCTTTTAACTAGAAACGAACTTCGCTCGTGTTATATATAAGCATTGAAGTTGACATTACATGGTCCTTGTTTTCTTAATTCAGAAAGAGATTGAATTTGGAGGTTTGAGCATGAAGTTATTCATTCTGTGTGTTATTTCTATGGACTGTATGGTCACAAGGCCCCGGCCCAACCATACTCGGGAAGAGGAAAATGGAGGTGAAGGGGAAAGAGAAGTGGTAATCCTACTATAATTAACCGAGCAGTTGataaggtttatatatatatataaacattgtagcttagatataaaaaaatccgtgttttgatggattaacatttttttcccCGAGTCCTCTCTTctgaataaataaacaaagtttaGAGTTATAATCCATCATCTTTAGACTTAACCAAGTGTTGAGCCTAAATATGTGTGAGTTTGACAAATTGCTAAACTCACCGTCTCCGAGCTCAACCAAGCACCGAGCTTGGACTTGTGTGGGTCTGATACACTGAGCCCCgacttgtgtgtgtgtttagtGAACCGCCAGACCCACTATCTCTTGACTCATCCAAACGTCGAGCCTAAACATGAGTAGGTGTGGCGAACTGTCATACCCACGATCAAAGATATTTTACTCTGatgagttaaatatattttatcctgACGAGATAaagatatttgattaatatgTGAACCTTTTTCCTTTACATGAAAGGAGGGGCCTTAGAAGCTATAAAAGGAATCAAGGTAACCTCCACAAGACAGGTTAAATTTTTCTCCACTacgaatgatatatatatttcttttaaaaaaggactgccttttctttcatgttatattgaATTAATCATTAGAGAGTCTCCGAACTCTAAGGAGAGGATCTTTtgcaagtaataaaaataatccatCAATCTTATCCTAGATCTCGACTTGGCCTTCAAACCTATCAGGGAGGCTTCGTAAGatttacttttcaaactttacatttttttctcaaaatcaaattaaacaaggaaataattcacttttttttgcttataatctcttattttttctttatcttagGTATTAATATCTATGTCATCATTTAATATACACATCAATAATTGATTAACAAATTTTGTACTAACAAGAGTTCTGGAATCGTGAAtagtatgttttgttttatgattttttagttttgaatataaataaaagaaattaataactttttttaaaagacaagatCGATGTGGGATACGTCCTTAAGATCGTCGAGGAGTAAATTTATTCTTGATTAATATGCaagttaattcaaaaatatttcttatcctcgtaaaaaaaacagaaactttCGATTTAATCCTATTCCACATTTCTTGAGTCCTCCACAGACGAAAACCTAGAAACGATAATAATATACTGCTCACTTTTTAGAtgattatattgaaaatatttatttgcttttctagGTCACAATAATTAAGgattattttgatagttttttttttggagtaatTTGATGACTGTAACGGTAGAGTTGAGGTGAATGGgtaattgttaaaatatttcataatttcatGTATATATTAACTATAACTTAAAGAGATCAGAGTGTTTTACTGTAGACTGAGTTTCTGTGGACTTGGTAGGGCATAGTAAGGCTATAGATTCTAGACGCCAGACTGCAGACCCTGCAATGAAGAATAACAAATTTGTTTGGTGGGGCATAGTATGGCTGCAAACTTCAGGCGTTGACTGCAGACCCAAGCGAGCGGGTCTGCAGACTTGTGCGCTTGGGGTCTGCAAAACCGCTCCCTTAGGTTTGCAGACCTGCGCGCTGGGTGCAGAACCGCCCTGGGTTCTGCAAACCGGCCTAGGGGTTGGAGACCCGTGCAGCTGGGTCTACAGACCttgcagagaagaaaaatgaaaaacaaataatgacaattattattattattattattgttattgttatcgtttataattaataatgttttttttttaaattattactataaaaactttggtcatacaagtttaatattattattaatatgataaatattattatttgtattctaaatattattatctttattataattcaaagtattaatattaagaatattattattgtgatataaatactatgatttttattataattaatattattaatattaaaaatacctttatttatattataaatattataattttgattataattaatattattcatataataattaataaatttgtagaaaatattataaattttgaaaagcaaaaatagatttgatatgtagggtaaaattaagaattaagaattaatattactattactattattgttatcatcattagtaattgttttttaaaattattattgtcatcaaagaaaaaccatttttttttaaagattgaaaaatataagaacttggATACAAACACTAGGCGCTAGGGCTGCCAAGCCATGACCTTAGGCCAGACCTACGCACTTGGTCGTGGCCCCGGACTGCAAACACCTGGCGCTAGGTCTGCCCAGCACTAGGCGATAGGGATTGGCTCGCGTGCCTGGCTGCAGACCTAGGCGAGTGGGTCTGCAGGCCCGCGCGCCGGGCTGCAAACATAGGTGGGCGGGTCTGCAAGCCCGAGCCCCAAGATCTACTGACCCGCGTGCAAGGGCTTCATACTCGGGTGGTGGGTGTagacaattaaatattattattaatattattaaattcattaatattattaaatttacaataaatattattccTATCGAAAACAacatagattttgattttaagggtaaaatcaattattattattattattatatcaattattattaacttgggtctgacatccCCTTCCAGACCCAAGAAACATGGGGCTGGAAAGGTGCACCTGATCTAAGTTGTTTGGGAGTGGCATGAGCGCAGACCCAAGTCCCTTGGGTCTTGCAACACCGTCTGACACAAGAAACTTAGGTCAGGTGTCTAGATCCAAGGCAAATAGGTTCGGCGTCCTGACCCAAGTCTAATGGGTCCGGCGTTGTAGCCACACCCAGGGCTCGAGGGGCCCAAAGCTTTTGGGTTTGGTGTTGTagccagacccacttaaacatgtgtaagtttaatattattatttatcttataaatattattatttttattataattaatattattaatattaaaaataccattatttgtattataaatattattattttgactataattaatattactaatataataattaatacatttgaaaaaaatattattaatattgaaaaacaataatagatttgatttgaagggtaaaattaagaattattattatttattgttaccATTagtagattgaaaaaaaatattattattaccatcgaagaaaaaccatacattttttttaaagattaaaaaatataagaacttgggaaaacaagttaaatattattattaatgttataaatattatcaaattcattaatattattaaatttacaataaatattattactatcgaaaaaaacatagatttgattttaagggtaaaatcaattgttgttgttgttgttgttgttgttatttgttattaacttgggtctgacatccCCTTTCAGACCCAAGAAACTTGGGATTGGAAAGGTGTACCTAATCCAAGTTGTTTGGGAGTGGCACGATCATAGATTCAAGTCCCTTGGGTCTTGCAGCACCGCTTGGCCCAAGATACTTGAGTCAGGCGTTTGGACCCAAGGAAAATGGGTCTAGCGTCATGACTTAAGTCTAATAGATCCGATGTTGCAGCCAGACCTAAggctcttgggtctggcatTTAGGATGGGCCCAAAGCTCTTGAGCCAGGTGTTGCATCCAGACCCACTTAAACATgggtaagtttaatattattattaatattaaaaatattattatttgtattataaatattttagtgCCCAGAGGGCATTGTCTTAGCTGTTTGTAAGTAAAAAATTGCAGCTAGGTCATTGGGTCGTGCTGCCACAGGACCAATGGCGTTAGGTTCTTGTGCCAGCAGGACATGATActgtaatttttctttcttttctcttatttattttttccacaaGGTAAAGaggaaatatcatcatcatcatcatcatcaataaatttgaaaaacaaattattactatcaaggaaaaacaataaattttatttgaagggatcaaaaacataaaaaaacttgggctatataaatttaatattattattattattatagatattattaatttcattaaatttgaaatgaattttattaccattgaaaaaaacataaatttaatttgaaggataaaatcaattattattattattattaacttgggtttgGCATCCCCTTCCATACctaagaaaattttcttttctaaattatGACAAACTTACACGTTTATTATCATTACCGAGGGtgctggcttttttttttttttaaagaatttagaAATGTTTTACCGGATTCATTTTATCTTTAGTCTTAGTATAGTTTTAAATactattatagttttttatttgaatctgaataatgtttttttaattattatgtatttaatttgaaaataacaattaatactaataataaattgtttatgaaaatttgattgaatttagatgtttattaataaatatatttaaagagaTTTGAAAcatatgattttatcatatttatgatttttttaatttttaatcacaCAAAATATAAACGTAtcatatttatgtattttaatttttaatcacaCAAAATTTTTATCACTAAATTGAATGCAAATAGGTACTTTTTTCTGGACTCATAGCTGGTGAATATTCCATTTCAGTTTGTGGAGACTTATTCAGGTCTTTCTGTTCAATCCAAATTGAATTCATTAACTTTAATTtgtactaatatatatattaaatgtgtgtttagtattataatttaaaaggtaCATTAActttacaataataattttaaaaagtagatTTAAAAcgtacattaaaatatatttttttcttaaccagGAATTCAGGTTAAAATGCATCCTTTAAACACACACGACTAGGTCAACATGAATGCCAATTGAAATGTAGATTCGTAGATCTCACTTGTTTTCCACAACgatatataaaagaagaggGCTTTTTTATAATCGTGAAAGGAGGAATCCGAACTGTAGTCTTCCATGTTCTTAGATGCCTTTCCACCAATGAACCTTGCCATCCTTgtgaattgcaaaaaaaaaaaaaaaaaaaaaaagcgtagGAAGTGACGAACTAGAAAATGATTTAGTGGTTGTACTTGTAAGGTAagaaaaaggttttttaaaacaagcaaacaaaataagagcataaatgcatgctaaaaaaaagaaaaaaacaaaataacaaatttatttgcTTTGAGATTTCTGTTCCTGGGACATCCTTCGTGCCCAAAATGTGTactatttgaaattatattgcATGAGGCAAACTTAGCCCCGTTGATCATTATATACTCGAAACAAAAAGGCTCAAATCGATCAGGAAGATGGATAAGAAGACATCAAATAAGCAGGAACACAAGCAGAATTCCTCCAAACCCTGGAGTGCAGCTTGAGGATCTCCCTAGCTCTCTCCTTGCTCTTGAAACTACTATCCACCTGCAAAACCAAACACAACTTGGCCACAACACCAACCTGCAACATTTCTTGAAGAACCCTAGACGTTGCTGAAAACCTACAAATGGAGTACAGGATTCTCACTGCCTTATCACTTGCAACATGAGAAACCCTAAgtattttcttggaaacaaCGGCAAGTCCTGCCCCGTGCTTCAATAACTCTGCTCGTCCCTCAGCACAACCACAAAGCAGATCCAAAACAGCTAGAACAAGTTCACAAGCTCTCTTGTCTGATTTATCTAGAAGAAGCTCAATCAAGACCGAAACGGCGCTACCTTCGACAGCTTTGATTCGGTTTCTTCCCCATGGACAGACCTCCACAAGAAGCTTCAATGCCGCCTTTGAAGATTGTTGTGAGATCTGATCATTGAGTACACGTACTAATTCTACAAACATTTCTGGTCTGATACTGATCAAATGCATTGGATCTGCCACTTCAAAGACGGACTTCAATAACATTGTCGCATAAGCTCTAGATTGATAGCTACTATGCTTCAAGATTTGAAGTAATGACTCCAAGAATTGATCGCCATCATTGGTTATCAGATTCTTCAATTTcctttgtgatattttgagaTGATAAAGAATGTTCAATGCTTCATCACTTGCTCTTGAGAACTCAGACTCATTATCATCGCTAGCTATGTCAACTGAAGTAGAATCACCATTTTTCAAGATTGTAGCCAGGAAATCAACTGCACCAGCTTCCTCTAGACAGATTCtattcctttcactttcaagcGTGATCGATCTAAGCCTTCGTAGACTCTTGAGCTGCAAGTGTGGAAATTTCTTAGCGTCATTAAGAAGTTTGGCGATCTGGGCTCTTTCAATGGGTGGCTTTGGAGTTGGGATTCGCTCGATTCCGAAAGAGGCATTGAGGGTGCACCATGCTTGGATCAATCGTCGAAGAGTGTGGTTTGGGGTTAGATCTTTACCAAACAACTCTTGCTTTGTGACAGGGCAAGTGTTGTTCTTGCATGAAAATAACCATCTCTCAATGTTCTCTCTATCATAGGTAATCCCAGTAGAGATTGTAACTGGATCTCTCATGAGTTGAAGCGAAATTGggcaaagaaaatgataaggaaCATCGATTTGATCCATTTTGAATGAACAAACAGATAAAGAATATTATCAAAGGTACCAAGAATAGAACTCTAATCTTTTTGATGAAGAAatattgcaagaaaaatatacCAAAAGGACTCTTAACTTAGATACCAAAACAGAAGAAGCACTAGAGTACTTGAATGGCCAAAAGGAGATTGAAGAGAGAGGTATAGGAATTAAAAAGCTGAAAAATGAAACTAGAAGTTGCAAGatagctttgttttgttttatatctaTATGCAAGTTGTAAGTTGAAGCCACTGAGAGTCAACACACGGAAAATTAGAGGGGAGGCATTAATTTAGGGCATTTTCCAAGGTTTTGGAAGAAGAAAAGCTCAAAAATAAGAGTGGACTTTAGCTTTATCAgagaaataaatgaatgaatggaGGGGACTCTCTCTTCTCTTGGGACAAGAGTCGGCGTTGCAATGTGTGCTAAGTGTATCCTACTTGGGCTTTTGActttatctttttcaataaCTCAAGGCGTCCAGATTGGTGGTCTGGCTAGCTAGATGGTGGATGTTGCATGGCTGGTGCCGACAGCTTCTCATGTGCCTCGTGGGGTTTACAACGCATTTCTTGGGTTGTGTCTTAACTCTTAATGAATCGATCCCTCCAGTACgatctttctttttccctgttttttaaCTAGATAGGTAACATTCCAAGGATCTGGTCAATTTTGGAagtttttgtttaagaaaatccTAGATTGACTAATTACCGTTACGCGTACTTTTCATGGCAAGATCATTAAAAACCCATTATTGAATAAGAGTTGCGGAAAGGgtttctcataatttttttgacatgGCCTAGTTATCCTATAACTTAGATTTTTGTCCAGGCTTTTGCTGACCATGATTCAGATTTTTACCTTGTAATTAATCAATAGTCCATGATATGGATCGAGCGATATCCTTATTATATGTGTGTACTCCCTTGATTGTCTTTTTCCTTAATAAACTGATGATGCtagatattattatatcattcaAAGATTCGTCGAAAAACTCAATGCTGTTTGATATATTCAgggaacattaaaaaaaactaaaaaaaaccaagtcccCTCATTCATTTATTGTGGACTGTGAGGTGTCTTTTACCGTGGACTTTAATAGTATAGTTATATTTTTGTCCTTAATTTTGTTGGACGTCTAAATGGTTTAGAACGTGATTCCCACCCCTTTCACCATCCcctttatttca
This region of Populus trichocarpa isolate Nisqually-1 chromosome 9, P.trichocarpa_v4.1, whole genome shotgun sequence genomic DNA includes:
- the LOC18109603 gene encoding E3 ubiquitin-protein ligase PUB23 produces the protein MDQIDVPYHFLCPISLQLMRDPVTISTGITYDRENIERWLFSCKNNTCPVTKQELFGKDLTPNHTLRRLIQAWCTLNASFGIERIPTPKPPIERAQIAKLLNDAKKFPHLQLKSLRRLRSITLESERNRICLEEAGAVDFLATILKNGDSTSVDIASDDNESEFSRASDEALNILYHLKISQRKLKNLITNDGDQFLESLLQILKHSSYQSRAYATMLLKSVFEVADPMHLISIRPEMFVELVRVLNDQISQQSSKAALKLLVEVCPWGRNRIKAVEGSAVSVLIELLLDKSDKRACELVLAVLDLLCGCAEGRAELLKHGAGLAVVSKKILRVSHVASDKAVRILYSICRFSATSRVLQEMLQVGVVAKLCLVLQVDSSFKSKERAREILKLHSRVWRNSACVPAYLMSSYPSS